A window of Terriglobales bacterium genomic DNA:
AAAACTGAGTACCGAGTACGAAGTACCGAGGACTAAACTAGGAATGAGAGGCCGTCCCATGGTCCTTGCCTCGGAACTGCGCGCCGGCATGGCCCTGCGCATCGAGGGCCACGTCTACAAGGTGCTGGAGGCGGAAGCTAAGGCCGGCGCCGCCAAGCTGGGCGGGGTGGTGAAGTCGAAGCTGCGCGACGTGGCCAGCGGCCGCCTGTGGGAGCCCCACTTCCGGCCCGACGAGCGCCTGGAAGACCTGGAGCTTTCCCGCCGCAGCCTGGAGTTCCTCTACGCCGAGGCCGGCCACTCCACCTTCATGGACCCGCAGAATTTCGAGCAGGTAGAAGTCCCGACCGCGCTCATCGGCGACGCGGACCGCTTCCTGCAGCCGGGAACGCTGCTGCCGGTGGAGTTTTACGGCGAGCAGCCCATCAGCGTGGTCCTGCCCGATACCGCCGAGGCCCGCATCACTGAAACCGCTCCCCCGGCCCACTCCGGCCAGGACAGTACCTGGAAGCCCGCCACCCTGGAGAACGGCGTCCGCATCCAGGTGCCGCTGTTCATCGCCCCGGGCGAGTTGGTGCGGGTGGACCTGCGCAGCCTGCGCTACCTGGAGCGCGCCCGCGTCCCGCACAAGAAGGGCGCCTGATCACTTCAGGCGCTGGGACTGAAAGAACCTCCAGGCATCTTCATTGATCTGCTCCGCCAGGGCGTAGTAGTTGTGGTCGTGGCCGGGGAGGAGCACGTAGTGCACCGGAAAACCGCGCTGGCGCAGCAGGTCGCGGGTGCCCTCGACCTTGCTCACCGGCACCCGCAGGTCGCGGTCACCGATGTAGAGGGCGATGGGAGTCTTGCGGCGCGCCGCCTCCAGGATGCCGGTGTAGGCGGGCGCGAGGAAGGAGGCGTGCACCGCCACCGCCGCGAACAGGTCGGAGTCGAAGGCAGCAGCGTCCAGCGCCAGGTAGCCCCCCGCCGAGTGCCCGAAGACGTAGATGCGCTGGGGATTGATGGGCCACTCCCCCTCCGCCTGCTTCACCATGCGGCGAAAGACCTCGGGCGCGATGGGCTCGAAGTCCAGCCGCGGCGGCAGCGCGGGCGCCAGCAGCACGATCTCATTGCGCAGCGCGAAATCCTGCCAGGCCGCGATCATGGGATCGGGCTGGTCGCCGGCGCCGTGCAGCAGCACCACCGCCGGCAGTTCCCGGGTGTTGTCGTGTCCCGCCGGCGAGAAGACCTCGTACCAGTACTCGGTGTTCTGCAGCTTGAGCGTTCGTTTGGCCAGTTCGGGACGGCTCTGGTCGGGGATGGCGGAGGCGCTCGGCGATCCCGGCGCATTCTGGGCGCGCACCACCGGCCCGCTTGCCGCCAGCACGCCCGCCAGCACTGCCCACAACAGCCGCCGCCTCGCCCGGACGGTCATTTCTTCTCCCGCAGCAGGATGGGCGGCAACTCGCGCTCGCGCCCGGGCGCGAACAGCGTGACCTCCACCGCGCGCGGCGCGTAGCCTCCCTTGCTGACGTGCAGCGTGGCCCGCTCTTCCGGGATCCCTTTCAGCGTGAACTTGCCGCAGGCGTTGGTCATCGCCTTCACTCCGCAGCACTCCACCTGGGCCGCGGCCAGCCCGTTGCCCTCGCTGTCGGCCACCACTCCGGAGAGCACCCGCACCAGCGGCGCGTTGTAC
This region includes:
- a CDS encoding elongation factor P, whose protein sequence is MVLASELRAGMALRIEGHVYKVLEAEAKAGAAKLGGVVKSKLRDVASGRLWEPHFRPDERLEDLELSRRSLEFLYAEAGHSTFMDPQNFEQVEVPTALIGDADRFLQPGTLLPVEFYGEQPISVVLPDTAEARITETAPPAHSGQDSTWKPATLENGVRIQVPLFIAPGELVRVDLRSLRYLERARVPHKKGA
- a CDS encoding prolyl oligopeptidase family serine peptidase; the encoded protein is MTVRARRRLLWAVLAGVLAASGPVVRAQNAPGSPSASAIPDQSRPELAKRTLKLQNTEYWYEVFSPAGHDNTRELPAVVLLHGAGDQPDPMIAAWQDFALRNEIVLLAPALPPRLDFEPIAPEVFRRMVKQAEGEWPINPQRIYVFGHSAGGYLALDAAAFDSDLFAAVAVHASFLAPAYTGILEAARRKTPIALYIGDRDLRVPVSKVEGTRDLLRQRGFPVHYVLLPGHDHNYYALAEQINEDAWRFFQSQRLK